A genomic window from Halorubrum trapanicum includes:
- the dph5 gene encoding diphthine synthase: MLTFIGLGLYDERSVTVEGREALREADRVFAEFYTSRLVGADVADLEAHHGVDVEVRDRDGVERDPEPILDAAASGDAAFLTAGDTMISTTHTDLRLRAEERGIDTRVVHGVTAQSAASSLTGLQNYRFGKATTLPFPYAHGGDDVPASVVETIEANRERGLHTVVYLDIKVGTGPTGPDPDHEEYMTAAVAAGLLADNWADELAVVVARAGSPDAVVAVDRLSALADREFGDPLHLLVIPGDLHHVEADALVGLAGAPQSLVEE, from the coding sequence ATGCTCACGTTCATCGGGCTCGGCCTCTACGACGAGCGCTCCGTTACCGTCGAGGGGCGGGAGGCGCTGCGCGAGGCCGACCGCGTCTTCGCGGAGTTCTACACCAGTCGGCTCGTCGGCGCCGACGTCGCCGACCTGGAGGCGCACCACGGCGTCGACGTCGAGGTCCGCGACCGCGACGGCGTCGAGCGGGACCCGGAGCCGATCCTCGACGCGGCCGCGTCCGGCGACGCGGCGTTCCTCACCGCCGGCGACACGATGATCTCGACCACTCACACCGACCTCCGCCTCCGCGCCGAGGAGCGCGGCATCGACACGCGGGTGGTCCACGGGGTCACCGCCCAGTCGGCGGCGTCGAGCCTCACCGGCCTCCAGAACTACCGGTTCGGCAAGGCGACGACGCTGCCGTTCCCGTACGCGCACGGCGGCGACGACGTGCCCGCGAGCGTGGTCGAGACGATCGAGGCGAACCGCGAGCGCGGGCTCCACACCGTCGTCTACCTCGACATCAAGGTGGGAACGGGACCGACCGGCCCCGATCCCGACCACGAGGAGTACATGACCGCGGCCGTCGCCGCGGGCCTGCTCGCCGACAACTGGGCCGACGAGCTCGCGGTCGTCGTCGCGCGTGCCGGCTCCCCCGACGCCGTCGTGGCGGTCGACCGACTGAGCGCGCTCGCCGACCGCGAGTTCGGCGACCCGCTCCACCTGCTCGTGATCCCCGGCGACCTCCACCACGTCGAGGCGGACGCCCTCGTCGGCCTCGCCGGCGCCCCCCAGTCGCTCGTCGAGGAGTGA
- a CDS encoding 2-oxoacid:acceptor oxidoreductase subunit alpha has product MTDDELIWRISGGSGDGIASTSQNFAKALMRSGLNVFTHRHYPSRIRGGHTYTEVRASADPVESRGDGYNFLLALGDSFARNPQEEAVYGNEEIKPLSENLDELREGGVIVYDEGLLDASEIPNFDERVEENDWHVFPLDLRGLARDQGREVMRNTAGVGATCALTGMDLDHVQDLMRDAMPEKILEPNLEILQIAYDQVREEYDVDAPDVSVPTGEHDETQLLMSGSDAISYGAIDEGCRFIAGYPMTPWTEVFTIMTQNLPKLGGISEQVEDEIAAAALAVGASHAGVKAMSGSSGGGFALMSEPLGLAEMTETPVVLVEAMRAGPSTGMPTKPEQSDLEHVLYTSQGDSQRVVLAPGTVEEAYEQSRLAFRLAYEYQIPSILLYDQKLGGEMKNVPKSHFDREPNPTLGKTLSEDALADEPHSADGKFHRFQHDVEDGVSPRSIPGQKGGRFLATGNEHDPTGHIAESPDNRVAQIDRRTQKLEAIRDDLDEEDTGSYAGPEDAEYGILTFGSQQGTVEEAVGRLNDAGISVKSYGVSDMLPFPTEQVEAFVASVDEVLVVEMTASGQFRGLVQKNLGRYGEKLSSLLKYNGNPFEPAEIVDGFEAAVVEGDGDASGHQTTFVPAAGD; this is encoded by the coding sequence ATGACTGACGACGAACTCATCTGGCGGATATCGGGGGGATCCGGTGACGGGATCGCTTCGACCAGCCAGAACTTCGCGAAGGCCTTGATGCGATCGGGGCTCAACGTCTTCACGCATCGGCACTACCCGTCGCGGATCCGCGGCGGTCACACCTACACCGAGGTCCGCGCGTCGGCGGACCCCGTCGAATCCCGGGGCGACGGCTACAACTTCCTGCTCGCGCTGGGCGACTCGTTCGCCCGCAACCCGCAGGAGGAGGCCGTCTACGGCAACGAAGAGATCAAGCCGCTCTCGGAGAACTTAGACGAGCTCCGCGAGGGCGGGGTCATCGTCTACGACGAGGGACTCCTCGACGCCTCCGAGATCCCGAACTTCGACGAGCGCGTCGAGGAGAACGACTGGCACGTGTTCCCCCTCGACCTCCGCGGGCTCGCCCGCGACCAGGGGCGCGAGGTCATGCGGAACACCGCCGGCGTCGGCGCGACCTGCGCGCTGACCGGGATGGATCTCGACCACGTACAGGACCTCATGCGCGACGCGATGCCGGAGAAGATCCTCGAACCGAACCTCGAGATCCTCCAGATCGCGTACGACCAGGTCCGCGAGGAGTACGACGTGGACGCCCCGGACGTCTCGGTGCCGACGGGCGAACACGACGAGACCCAGCTGCTCATGTCCGGCTCGGACGCCATCTCCTACGGCGCCATCGACGAGGGCTGCCGGTTCATCGCCGGCTACCCGATGACGCCGTGGACCGAGGTGTTCACCATCATGACGCAGAACCTGCCGAAGCTCGGCGGGATCTCCGAGCAGGTGGAAGACGAGATCGCCGCGGCCGCGCTCGCGGTCGGCGCCTCGCACGCCGGCGTCAAGGCGATGTCCGGCTCCTCGGGCGGCGGGTTCGCGCTGATGTCCGAGCCGCTCGGGCTCGCGGAGATGACGGAGACGCCCGTCGTCCTCGTCGAAGCCATGCGCGCCGGCCCCTCGACCGGGATGCCGACGAAGCCGGAGCAGTCCGACCTCGAACACGTCCTCTACACCTCGCAGGGCGACTCCCAGCGCGTCGTGTTGGCGCCCGGGACCGTCGAGGAGGCGTACGAGCAGTCGCGGCTCGCCTTCCGGCTGGCCTACGAGTACCAGATCCCGTCGATCCTCCTGTACGACCAGAAGCTCGGCGGCGAGATGAAGAACGTCCCGAAGAGCCACTTCGACCGCGAGCCGAACCCGACGCTCGGGAAGACGCTCTCGGAGGACGCGCTGGCCGACGAGCCGCACTCGGCCGACGGGAAGTTCCACCGCTTCCAGCACGACGTGGAAGACGGCGTCTCCCCGCGGTCGATCCCCGGCCAGAAGGGCGGTCGCTTCCTCGCGACCGGCAACGAACACGACCCGACCGGGCACATCGCGGAGTCGCCCGACAACCGCGTCGCGCAGATCGACCGGCGGACCCAGAAGCTGGAGGCCATCCGCGACGACCTCGACGAGGAGGACACCGGTTCGTACGCCGGTCCCGAGGACGCCGAGTACGGCATCCTCACGTTCGGTAGCCAGCAGGGGACCGTCGAGGAGGCGGTCGGTCGCCTCAACGACGCCGGGATCTCGGTGAAGTCGTACGGCGTCTCCGACATGCTCCCGTTCCCGACCGAGCAGGTCGAGGCGTTCGTCGCGAGCGTCGACGAGGTCCTCGTCGTCGAGATGACGGCGTCCGGACAGTTCCGCGGGCTCGTCCAGAAGAACCTCGGCCGCTACGGCGAGAAGCTGTCGAGCCTGCTGAAGTACAACGGGAACCCGTTCGAGCCGGCGGAGATCGTCGACGGGTTCGAGGCCGCGGTCGTCGAGGGCGACGGCGACGCGTCCGGCCATCAGACCACCTTCGTCCCAGCCGCAGGTGACTAA
- the ileS gene encoding isoleucine--tRNA ligase: MEQIDDQYAPADVESAVDEYWDEHDAYEAAKEAHADDPPFFFVDGPPYTSGQMHLGTAWNKTLKDAVIRHKRMTGHRVTDRPGYDMHGLPIEVKVEEELGFENKRDIEEYGMESFIETCKEFALENRAAMDEDFKSIGVWMDWEDPYETISPEYMEAAWWAFSEVADNGLVEQGKRSISQCPRCETGLANNEVEYEDVEDPSIYVKFPLANREGSLVVWTTTPWTIPANTFVAVDEELTYNAVRAEKDGEAELIYVAAECVEDVLGEGRYEEYEVEAELTGEELVGWAYDHPLADRVAEYPDFEGAGEVYAADYVEADRTGLVHSAPGHGEEDFERGTELGLDIFCPVGPNGEFTEAAGEYAGQFVRDANDDIVEDLVADGHMLAHGTVEHSYGHCWRCDTGIIQLVTDQWFISITDVKEDLLENMEDSEWHPEWARDNRFRDFIEDAPDWNVSRQRYWGVPIPIWVPEDAAAGNLDEDMIVIGTREELAERVEEDVDPESIDLHRPSVDDLTIVEDGTTYRRVEDVFDVWLDSSVATWGTLGYPSDEAAHDELWPADLIIEAHDQTRGWFWSQLGMGTAAVDQIPYEEVLMHGFANDEDGRKMSKSVGNIVTPEEAIERAGRDPLRTYLLSHDQQGVDLAFEWDGLGELQGKLNILWNVFRFPLEYMELDGYDPADADLSDGELELVDEWVLSRLQSVEAEVVDAWDDYRVSDAVNAVIEFVTQDVSRFYVKAVRDRMWEEADSASKRGAYATLATVLDEVIRLLAPIAPYLSERMYQRLDGAATTVHALSYPEPDADLRDPDLERDVAVFRDVEEAAANARQQAGRKLRWPVPRVVVETDDETVAAAVDRLEELIADRVNAREVVVTEAFDELVETAEPQMAAIGPAFGGDAQKVMEAVQGASRAAVEGGEVAVDGEPVDLDDEMVEYVAEPPANVSGADFEGGTVYVDTSLTPDIESEGYARDVIRRIQEMRKELDLDVEARIRVGVAVDDERVAGFVDDHADLIAGEVRADAWLDDPSDAADAEGGLVEEWDVEETTVTIGVEPVA, translated from the coding sequence GCCCGCCGTACACCTCCGGGCAGATGCACCTCGGGACGGCCTGGAACAAGACGCTGAAGGACGCCGTCATCCGGCACAAGCGGATGACCGGCCACCGCGTCACCGACCGCCCCGGCTACGACATGCACGGGCTCCCGATCGAGGTGAAAGTCGAGGAGGAGCTCGGCTTCGAGAACAAGCGGGACATCGAGGAGTACGGGATGGAGTCGTTCATCGAGACGTGCAAGGAGTTCGCCCTCGAAAACCGGGCGGCGATGGACGAGGACTTCAAGTCCATCGGCGTGTGGATGGACTGGGAGGACCCCTACGAGACCATCTCGCCGGAGTACATGGAGGCCGCCTGGTGGGCGTTCTCCGAGGTCGCCGACAACGGGCTCGTCGAGCAGGGGAAACGCTCCATCTCGCAGTGCCCGCGCTGCGAGACGGGGCTCGCCAACAACGAGGTCGAGTACGAGGACGTGGAGGACCCCTCCATCTACGTGAAGTTCCCGCTCGCGAACCGCGAGGGAAGCCTCGTCGTCTGGACGACGACGCCGTGGACCATCCCCGCGAACACCTTCGTCGCCGTCGACGAGGAGCTCACGTACAACGCCGTCCGTGCCGAGAAGGACGGCGAGGCGGAGCTCATCTACGTCGCCGCGGAGTGCGTCGAGGACGTGCTCGGGGAGGGCCGGTACGAGGAGTACGAGGTCGAGGCCGAGCTGACCGGCGAGGAGCTGGTCGGCTGGGCGTACGACCACCCGCTCGCCGACCGCGTCGCCGAGTACCCGGACTTCGAGGGCGCCGGCGAGGTGTACGCCGCCGACTACGTGGAGGCCGACCGCACCGGGCTCGTCCACTCCGCGCCGGGCCACGGGGAGGAGGACTTCGAGCGCGGCACCGAGCTCGGCTTAGACATCTTCTGTCCGGTCGGGCCGAACGGCGAGTTCACCGAGGCGGCCGGCGAGTACGCCGGCCAGTTCGTGCGCGACGCCAACGACGACATCGTCGAGGACCTCGTCGCCGACGGCCACATGCTCGCGCACGGCACCGTCGAGCACAGCTACGGCCACTGCTGGCGCTGCGACACCGGGATCATCCAGCTGGTCACCGACCAGTGGTTCATCTCGATCACGGACGTGAAGGAGGACCTCCTCGAGAACATGGAGGACTCCGAGTGGCACCCCGAGTGGGCGCGGGACAACCGGTTCCGCGACTTCATCGAAGACGCGCCGGACTGGAACGTCTCCCGCCAGCGCTACTGGGGCGTCCCGATCCCGATCTGGGTGCCCGAGGACGCGGCGGCCGGGAACCTCGACGAGGACATGATCGTGATCGGCACCCGCGAGGAGCTCGCCGAGCGCGTCGAGGAGGACGTCGACCCCGAGTCGATCGACCTCCACCGCCCCTCCGTCGACGATCTCACGATCGTCGAGGACGGCACCACCTACCGGCGCGTCGAGGACGTGTTCGACGTGTGGCTCGACTCCTCCGTCGCGACGTGGGGCACGCTCGGCTACCCGAGCGACGAGGCCGCGCACGACGAGCTGTGGCCCGCCGACCTGATCATCGAGGCGCACGACCAGACGCGCGGCTGGTTCTGGTCGCAGCTCGGGATGGGCACCGCCGCGGTCGATCAGATCCCCTACGAGGAGGTGTTGATGCACGGCTTCGCCAACGACGAGGACGGTCGGAAGATGTCGAAGTCGGTCGGCAACATCGTCACGCCGGAGGAGGCGATCGAGCGCGCCGGCCGCGACCCGCTCCGCACCTACCTCCTCTCGCACGACCAGCAGGGGGTCGACCTCGCGTTCGAGTGGGACGGGCTCGGCGAGCTACAGGGTAAGCTCAACATCCTCTGGAACGTGTTCCGCTTCCCCTTGGAGTACATGGAGCTCGACGGCTACGATCCCGCCGACGCCGACCTCTCCGACGGCGAGCTGGAACTCGTCGACGAGTGGGTGCTCTCCCGGCTCCAGTCGGTCGAGGCCGAGGTCGTCGACGCCTGGGACGACTACCGCGTGAGCGACGCGGTCAACGCCGTCATCGAGTTCGTCACGCAGGACGTCTCGCGGTTCTACGTGAAGGCCGTCCGCGACCGCATGTGGGAGGAGGCCGACTCCGCCTCCAAGCGCGGCGCGTACGCGACGCTCGCGACCGTCCTCGACGAGGTGATCCGGCTGCTCGCGCCGATCGCCCCGTACCTCTCCGAGCGGATGTACCAGCGGCTCGACGGCGCGGCGACGACGGTCCACGCGCTGTCGTACCCCGAGCCGGACGCCGACCTGCGCGACCCCGACCTCGAACGCGACGTGGCGGTCTTCCGCGACGTCGAGGAGGCGGCCGCGAACGCGCGCCAGCAGGCCGGCCGGAAGCTCCGCTGGCCCGTGCCGCGGGTCGTCGTCGAGACGGACGACGAGACGGTCGCGGCCGCGGTCGACCGGCTGGAGGAGCTGATCGCCGACCGCGTCAACGCCCGCGAGGTGGTCGTCACCGAGGCCTTCGACGAGCTCGTCGAGACCGCGGAGCCGCAGATGGCCGCCATCGGCCCCGCCTTCGGCGGCGACGCGCAGAAGGTGATGGAGGCGGTCCAGGGCGCGAGCCGCGCCGCGGTCGAGGGCGGCGAGGTGGCCGTCGACGGCGAGCCCGTCGACCTCGACGACGAGATGGTCGAGTACGTCGCGGAGCCGCCGGCGAACGTCTCCGGCGCCGACTTCGAGGGCGGCACCGTCTACGTCGACACCTCGCTGACCCCCGACATCGAGTCCGAGGGGTACGCCCGCGACGTGATCCGCCGGATCCAGGAGATGCGCAAGGAGCTCGACTTGGACGTCGAGGCGCGGATCCGCGTCGGCGTCGCCGTCGACGACGAGCGCGTCGCCGGCTTCGTCGACGACCACGCCGACCTCATCGCCGGCGAGGTGCGCGCCGACGCGTGGCTCGACGACCCGAGCGACGCCGCCGACGCCGAGGGCGGCCTCGTCGAGGAGTGGGACGTCGAGGAGACGACCGTCACGATCGGCGTCGAGCCGGTCGCGTAG
- the lrpA1 gene encoding HTH-type transcriptional regulator LrpA1 → MSTVSTEERILSVLEEDAQASCGEIAERADVSKPTVRKYIDRLEERGVIVGYSAEVDPKKLSSQSIAMVGMDVDSGQYVAATRELKSLDEVQALYTSSGDHMLMAEVRAGDGDELGDVISEKLLGVDGVTAAHPSFLQERLK, encoded by the coding sequence ATGAGTACGGTATCGACGGAAGAACGGATCCTCTCCGTGTTAGAGGAGGACGCGCAGGCGTCCTGCGGGGAGATCGCCGAGCGGGCCGACGTCTCGAAGCCGACGGTGCGGAAGTACATCGACCGCCTCGAAGAGCGGGGCGTTATCGTCGGCTACTCCGCGGAGGTCGACCCGAAGAAGCTCTCGTCGCAGTCGATCGCGATGGTCGGCATGGACGTCGACTCGGGCCAGTACGTTGCGGCCACCCGCGAACTGAAGTCGCTCGACGAGGTACAGGCGCTGTACACCTCCTCCGGCGACCACATGCTGATGGCCGAGGTCCGCGCCGGCGACGGCGACGAGCTCGGCGACGTCATCTCCGAGAAGCTGCTCGGCGTCGACGGCGTCACCGCGGCGCACCCCTCCTTCCTCCAAGAGCGGCTGAAGTGA
- a CDS encoding N-acetyltransferase yields MYVRAARPDDAEALRTAVSRAREETVFDDIGAPLLDVSAAGVREAAAEAEWSFLMEHDEEGPVGLAIAHPDPDDTEAELLALWVHPNRAGEGVADELLARVGNALADRDIETLRATVPPDRPSAEEFFSAHGFARRGTRRSPAGDESVVVADPRALA; encoded by the coding sequence ATGTATGTCCGGGCGGCTCGCCCCGACGACGCGGAGGCGTTGCGGACCGCGGTGTCGCGAGCCCGCGAGGAGACGGTGTTCGACGACATCGGCGCGCCCCTGCTCGACGTGTCCGCCGCCGGCGTCCGCGAGGCCGCCGCCGAGGCGGAGTGGTCGTTCCTGATGGAACACGACGAGGAGGGTCCCGTGGGCCTCGCGATCGCGCACCCGGACCCGGACGACACCGAGGCGGAGCTGCTGGCGCTTTGGGTCCACCCGAACCGCGCGGGAGAGGGGGTCGCGGACGAGCTGCTCGCCCGCGTGGGGAACGCGCTCGCCGACCGGGATATCGAGACGCTCCGCGCGACGGTCCCGCCGGACCGCCCCAGCGCTGAGGAGTTCTTCAGCGCGCACGGGTTCGCGCGGCGCGGGACCCGCCGGAGCCCGGCGGGCGACGAGTCGGTCGTCGTCGCGGACCCGCGGGCGCTCGCCTGA
- a CDS encoding thiamine pyrophosphate-dependent enzyme — MSTFSAIGEEREIDRDEYTPGVEPQPTWCPGCGDFSVLKALKQALPEVGRTPEETLLCTGIGCSGKLNSYLDTYGFHTIHGRSLPVARAAKLANPDLEVIAAGGDGDGYGIGGNHFVHTARENHDMTYIVFNNEIFGLTKGQTSPTSPKGHKSKTQPSGSAKEPIKPLSMSLNAGASYVARTAAVNPNQAKEIITEAIEHDGFAHVDFLTQCPTWNKDARQYVPYIDVNESDDYEFDKTDRVEAAEMMRETEESLYEGEVLTGRFYVDEERPSYGAEKQAIGEMPDEPLAERYWDDDYEWERSHDMFLDKHA, encoded by the coding sequence ATGAGCACGTTTTCAGCGATCGGAGAGGAGCGAGAGATCGACCGCGACGAGTACACCCCCGGCGTGGAGCCGCAGCCGACCTGGTGTCCGGGCTGCGGTGACTTCAGCGTCCTGAAGGCGCTCAAGCAGGCGTTGCCGGAGGTCGGGCGCACGCCCGAGGAGACGCTGCTCTGTACGGGGATCGGCTGTTCGGGCAAGCTGAACAGCTACCTCGACACGTACGGGTTCCACACGATCCACGGGCGCTCGCTGCCCGTGGCCCGCGCCGCGAAGCTCGCGAACCCCGACCTCGAAGTGATCGCCGCCGGCGGCGACGGCGACGGCTACGGGATCGGCGGGAACCACTTCGTCCACACGGCCCGGGAGAACCACGACATGACGTACATCGTGTTCAACAACGAGATCTTCGGGCTCACGAAGGGACAGACCTCCCCGACCAGCCCGAAGGGCCACAAGTCGAAGACGCAGCCCTCGGGCAGCGCCAAGGAGCCGATCAAGCCGCTCTCGATGTCGCTGAACGCCGGCGCGTCCTACGTCGCCCGGACGGCCGCGGTGAACCCGAACCAGGCGAAGGAGATCATCACCGAGGCGATCGAACACGACGGGTTCGCGCACGTCGACTTCCTCACCCAGTGTCCGACGTGGAACAAGGACGCGCGCCAGTACGTCCCGTACATCGACGTCAACGAGTCCGACGACTACGAGTTCGACAAGACGGACCGCGTCGAGGCCGCCGAGATGATGCGCGAGACCGAGGAGTCGCTGTACGAGGGCGAGGTCCTCACCGGCCGCTTCTACGTCGACGAGGAGCGCCCCTCCTACGGCGCCGAGAAGCAGGCCATCGGCGAGATGCCCGACGAGCCGCTCGCCGAGCGCTACTGGGACGACGACTACGAGTGGGAGCGCTCCCACGACATGTTCCTCGACAAACACGCCTGA